A single genomic interval of Aedes aegypti strain LVP_AGWG chromosome 1, AaegL5.0 Primary Assembly, whole genome shotgun sequence harbors:
- the LOC5568330 gene encoding probable RNA 3'-terminal phosphate cyclase-like protein, translating into MTCVGKEHSYLIYRGSNFLKQRLILSTLSGKPVEIRDIRLQDDESPGLREYETDLLKLLDKVTNGTRVKVDRSGCSFSYQPGLLQGGTFQHDCCTERGIGYFLDVLVALGPFCKLPLDVTLAGVTNSAESPSVDHIKASAFAALKRFLLVDEGLELTIRKRGIMPGGGGEVHFKCPVRKTLKAIQCTKQTMVKRIRGTAYCCKVSPAMANRAVESAKGVMLNFLPDVYINTDQHKGKRSGNSPGYGVNLVAETTDGSKFSAEAISKTLEDGGKPSIPEDVGKEAAMKLLDEIYRGGCVDSAFQWMVALYMALGQKDVSKFLIGPLSQYSIYFLQHLREFFGITFKLENATGEEGDEDELDDDEMAGSNKVMMTCVGIGYSNYSKKVI; encoded by the coding sequence ATGACCTGCGTCGGCAAGGAGCACAGCTACCTCATCTATCGCGGTAGCAATTTCCTCAAGCAGCGCCTTATTCTGTCGACCCTGAGTGGGAAACCGGTGGAAATCCGCGACATTCGACTGCAGGACGACGAGAGCCCCGGCCTGAGGGAGTACGAAACCGACCTGCTGAAGCTGCTGGACAAAGTGACGAACGGAACGCGGGTCAAGGTGGATCGAAGCGGTTGCTCGTTCAGCTATCAACCGGGATTGTTGCAGGGAGGTACTTTTCAGCATGATTGTTGTACTGAGAGGGGAATCGGTTACTTCCTGGATGTTCTGGTGGCTTTGGGACCATTCTGCAAGCTTCCCCTGGATGTCACACTGGCCGGAGTGACGAATAGCGCCGAGAGCCCTTCGGTGGATCACATCAAAGCTTCGGCCTTTGCGGCATTGAAACGGTTCCTGCTGGTGGATGAAGGACTGGAGTTGACTATCCGGAAGCGGGGAATTATGCCCGGAGGAGGCGGAGAAGTGCACTTCAAGTGCCCGGTGAGGAAAACCTTGAAGGCCATCCAATGCACCAAACAGACCATGGTCAAGCGGATTCGGGGAACGGCTTACTGCTGCAAGGTTTCTCCGGCCATGGCCAATCGAGCGGTCGAATCGGCCAAGGGTGTCATGTTGAACTTCCTGCCGGATGTCTACATAAATACGGACCAGCACAAGGGCAAGAGATCGGGGAACAGTCCGGGGTATGGAGTCAACTTGGTGGCAGAAACGACCGATGGAAGCAAGTTCTCGGCGGAGGCCATTTCCAAGACCCTGGAAGACGGGGGAAAGCCTTCCATTCCGGAAGATGTGGGGAAAGAAGCCGCAATGAAGTTGTTGGATGAAATCTACCGAGGAGGTTGCGTGGACTCGGCGTTCCAGTGGATGGTGGCGCTTTACATGGCCCTGGGACAGAAGGATGTGTCCAAGTTTTTGATTGGGCCCCTGTCTCAGTATTCGATATACTTCTTGCAGCATTTGAGGGAGTTTTTCGGAATCACATTCAAGCTGGAGAATGCCACTGGCGAGGAAGGCGATGAAGATGAGCTGGATGACGATGAAATGGCAGGTTCTAACAAAGTGATGATGACATGCGTGGGAATCGGGTACAGCAATTACAGTAAGAAGGTTATTTAG
- the LOC5565132 gene encoding COP9 signalosome complex subunit 5: MADSELARKNWELENNIETLPASDEIFRYDAEQQQRILAARPWDKDPHFFKDIKISALALLKMVMHARSGGALEVMGLLLGKVEEDTMVVMDAFALPVEGTETRVNAQSQAYEYMTAYIEAAKEVGRCENAIGWYHSHPGYGCWLSGIDVNTQMLNQNYQEPFVAIVVDPVRTVSAGKVCLGAFRTYPKGYKPPNEEPSEYQTIPLNKIEDFGVHCKQYYQLEVSYFKSALDRKLLDSLWNKYWVNTLGSSGLLSNADYTTGQILDLSEKLELSEASLGRGPFVVSGTDPNEKRTEDKLSKATRDCSRTSIELIHGLMAQIAKDKLFNTVNVKTTK; the protein is encoded by the exons ATGGCCGATTCCGAGCTGGCCCGCAAGAACTGGGAGCTGGAGAACAACATCGAAACGCTGCCGGCGAGCGACGAAATCTTCCGCTATGATGCcgaacagcagcagcgaatTCTGGCGGCCCGACCCTGGGACAAAGATCCGCACTTCTTCAAGGACATTAAGATTTCCGCTTTGGCGCTGCTGAAGATGGTGATGCATGCCCGGTCCGGAGGGGCTCTGGAAGTGATGGGACTGCTGCTGGGGAAGGTGGAGGAAGATACGATGGTGGTGATGGATGCCTTTGCTCTTCCGGTTGAGGGTACGGAAACCCGGGTTAATGCCCAGTCGCAGGCTTACGAGTACATGACGGCCTATATCGAGGCGGCCAAGGAGGTGGGTCGGTGTGAGAATGCCATCGGGTGGTACCACAGCCATCCAGGATATGGGTGCTGGCTGTCGGGAATCGACGTTAACACGCAGATGCTGAACCAGAACTACCAGGAACCGTTTGTGGCCATCGTGGTGGACCCGGTCAGGACCGTTTCCGCCGGAAAGGTTTGCCTGGGGGCATTCCGAACGTATCCTAAGG GTTACAAACCACCAAACGAGGAACCGTCCGAGTACCAAACGATCCCGTTGAACAAAATCGAAGACTTTGGCGTCCACTGCAAGCAGTACTATCAGCTGGAGGTTTCCTACTTCAAGTCGGCTTTGGACCGCAAATTGCTGGACTCTTTGTGGAACAAGTACTGGGTCAATACGTTGGGCAGCTCGGGTCTGTTGAGCAACGCTGACTACACGACCGGTCAGATCTTGGATCTGTCGGAGAAGCTGGAACTGAGCGAGGCTAGCTTGGGGCGTGGTCCGTTCGTAGTCAGCGGAACCGATCCGAACGAGAAACGCACGGAAGATAAGCTCTCGAAGGCTACTCGCGACTGCAGCCGGACTTCCATCGAACTGATCCACGGATTGATGGCCCAGATCGCCAAGGACAAGCTGTTCAACACGGTCAACGTGAAGACCACCAAGTGA